AGAAAACAGACATCAAAAAGTGTCTGCCTTGTTGTGAAAGCAGACACCGGACAGAGTACGATTCAATTTTGTCGGATATTCAAGACATCTTTGTCTGACAAACCAGACAGAATTGTCGGATCAAGTAGATAACTCCACTATTGCCTAGATAAAACGAAAGGACTGAGCCCATTCGAAGGTTCAGTCCTCATGATACAGATCAATCTACTTCCTGGATTCAAATTACAGCGTGGCCATCACGATACTCGCGATGACGACAGACGCAATCGTGACGCTGGTAAATCCACCGATGAGCATCGGAGATAAAATTTCTTCCATAATCACTTGCTTCGGCACTTCCCCAGACGCCTCACTCCGACTAATTTCCTCACAGATGAGGTAGTCTCCAGGAAACCCGAATGTCGCCGTCAATGCAACCGGAATTCCCTTTCTGGGATCCCACCGAAATATTTTCGATCCGATATAACCACCGACCACCAAACCGACAATACTCAACGCAACAATCAACAGTATCAAAGGGAGATCGGTCACAAACATCGTTACCGTCACAGAATTCATACTCGGCAAGACAACAAGAATAAGGCCTACAATCGCAAGTCCGAACGCGTTGGCTCGCTCTAGCATCCGCTCTTGATAAAAACCCACTTTTGCCCCTATAAGCCCAATGATTAAACACCACAACGTATAGTTAATCCCTGTGTACTTCCCTAGAACGGTTGCGATCGCGCCACCAAAAAATAAGAGAAACAAAAATGTCAAATTTGTCTGATATTTTTCCGGAAATAAGAATTTGACTCCACTTTGCGCTCCAACACTCGCCGCGTGTGCCCGCACCTCTGGCTCAACAGCAGTCGCGACATATGCGCGAGCGTCAATGGTCTGCACATACCTTCGGACGTACCGACGAAGGATGTTTGCCGCCAACGGCATGCCAACCAGACTATGGAAGGCTAGAACCAATGCAGGCAAAGCAACTAAACTGACGAGTCCCAGTTCCTTCAGCTTTGCAGAGGTCACGAGAAACGCGATGGTTCCCCCAGTTGCCGGACCGACCGTCGCCGCCGCTGTCTGGTATCCAAGAACCAAACTTCCCACAATGAGAATGAGTGCCGCCGTGATGATTAGCCCGGTCAAATTGATACATACCGCACGCCATTGCTTTCGAATGGTGCGCAACGGAATCAACGTGCCCATGTGAATAATGAGAGGGCAAATCATGATGGAGCCTATCGTCGGCATCGTCGAATTGGTGAGCAAATCTTGCGGGATGACTCGAAGCCACAGCAACACCAAATATCCAAGTAGTGCCACGAGCAACATCGGTACGCGCGCGCGGGTCGAGATGGACACGATTTCGCTGAAGGTTAGCAATGCAAGCACGACCACCGTTGCAATGACCGGATCCGCCAACATGAATCACAACCCCTTTGAAAATATAATCACTATCCTATCACCACACCTCACAAAAATATTCATAATATTCGTTATATAAAACGAATAAAGTTATGATAAATTTTCAAATTTTTTCTCGGGAGGCATGCGACATGTCATATTTATTGGTAAAGAATGCGACCGTGATCGACGGAAACGGTGGGGAACCACAAGTAGGAGTATCTATCCTAGTGAAAGACGAGCGGATTCAGCAGATTGGGTTGAACGAGGATATCGAGATCCCGAATGAAGATGTCACAACGGTAGACGCCACGGGTACATATGCGCTCCCTGGCCTCATCGACACCCACGTACACCTGATGATGGAAGTCGGAAATCTCGCCAAACGACTGAACGAACCCTTTTCACTTCGATTCTTTCACGCCAAACAGTATATGGAACGAACAATTGAAGCGGGAGTTACGACTGTCCGCGACGCTGGTGGCGCTGACTTAGGCGTCAAAACATCCGTAGAACAAGGACTCGTCGTGGGGCCGAGAATGCAAATCAGCATTACACCACTTACCATCACTGGCGGTCATGGGGATTCATGGACGCTATCTGGAACAAACCTCAATCTCGGTGGTTATCCAGGCAACCCAAGTGGCATTTGTGACGGCGTCGAAGAGGTGCGCAAGAAGGTACGCGAAGTCTTGCGCGCAGGTGCGGATATCATCAAGGTGCATGCGACAGGCGGCGTCCTTAGTCCAACGGATCACCCTGAATTCACGCAGTTCTCACAAGAAGAGCTGCGCGTCATGGTAGAAGAGGCGACATTCCGCAAAGGTATCAAGGTCATGGCTCACGCCCAAGGTGCAGAGGGAATTAAGAACGCAGTTCGAGCCGGTATTCACTCGATTGAACACGGAATCTTCCTGGATGATGAAGCAATTGAACTCATGCTCGAACACGGCACGTACCTAGTCCCCACCCTGCTCGCCCCCGTCGCTGTCCTAGAATCGGCCGAAAAAGACGACGCCATGCCAGAATACGGCATTCGCAAATGCCGTGAGGTGATTGAACAACACCAAGAGAGTATCGCAAAAGCGTATCGCGCTGGTGTCCGCATCGCAATGGGCACGGACGCCGGCGTCATGGCACATGGAACGAACCTGCGTGAACTCGGGCTGATGTGCCAAATTGGCATGTCTCCCATGGAAAGTATCGTCGCCACGACAAAGACGGCGGCCGAATGCCTAGGATGGGACCACATAATAGGCACCTTGGAGGTCGGAAAGCTGGCCGACATCGTCCTGACAAACACCAACCCGCTCGACGACATTCGGTCACTAGAAGACCCGAATCATATCGTGACTGTCATTCAAAATGGAAATATCGTGAAGAACCTGCAGACCAAATCGGCATTGAATGCTGTTTACGCGTAATGGGAAATCACTCTCCCCAAAGCACAAGCTGGCCACAAAGGCCAGCTTGTGTGCGTCCACGTCACCTTTGGTAAACTAATCGACCGCGAACAATGGTATGCGTCACGTTCCAATCCGCATCTACGGCAATGAGGTTGGCCGGCGCACCGACTTCCAATCGACCGTGCGGCAGACTTAAAAAGCGCGCTTGGTTCAGCGACGTGACATGGTGAACGTCGTCTGGTGTGAGAATTCCTAGGTCGAGTAGATTTTTCACAGCGCGATCTAATGTCAAGGTACTGCCCGCCAACGTACCGTCTGCTAACCGGACGGCGCCGTTCTCCACTAGCACGCGCTGCCCAGATACCTTAAAGTGGACGCCCTCTGGCATACAAGCTGCCATCACCGCATCGGTGATGAGCATCATTCTATCTAACCCTTTCGCCTGAAACGCCAATTGCATCGCCGCATCGTAAACGTGAAGTCTGTCCGCGATGAGTTCTGCGTAGACGTCCTTGGTCGTCAGCGCGGCCCCGAGTAGACCCGGATCACGGTGGTGTAGACCAGACATCGCATTGTACAAATGGGTGACACTCTCAATCCCCGCCGCGAATCCTTCCTTTGCTTGCACGTACGTGGCGGCGGAGTGACCCGCGGCAACTTTAATTCCCAATCTGCGAGCTTCTGCCACGACTGCGAGCGCGTCCGGCACATCCGGGGCGAGCGTCATGTAGCGGACCGTGCCACCAGACGCTTTCATCCATCGCTGCAATTTTTCGACGCTGGGCACTTGAATGTGCTCCTTTGGTTGGGCGCCTGCCTTTTTGACACAGATAAACGGCCCCTCGAGATGGAACCCGAGAATTTCTGCACCGTCTGGTTGAAATCCTGGGTGGTAATTGCGAAGTGCCCGTTCAATCTGCTCATCCGCTGCCGTCACGGTCGTCAGGAGCAAGCCGGTCGTTCCGTGTTGCGCGTGTACTTTACAAATTTGCTCGTACGCGTCTTCCGTGCCTAGCATCACTTCCGCGCCGCCGCCTCCGTGGACGTGGACGTCGATATACCCAGGCAATAACCTTCCACCCGTGTCAATGGTGGTGCTGCCCACAAGACTGCTAGAACTCGCCTCGCCTATCGTCGTAATCCTGCCGTCCTGGATGCCGACATCCATGTGCTTCGCCCCGACTTGCCCGCGTAACACAAGGTTCAAGTTATCTCACCACCGTTTAGATTCGACCTGCATAGCGAGCCGTCAACCGCTGATTAAATTCGTCCGCACCGTCCACGTTGGCGCTCATGAGGATGGGCACTTCCACGCCAGCCTCAATCAAATTGCGCGTGATTTCTGCAGTCAGACACTGGGCAATCACCGCACCCGTCACAGATGAGATGGAACACACGCGCGTCGCGAGTTCCGGCGCTTCGAGCAATGCGTCGCCAATCGGGCCACAGTTGTCAATCACCACGTCAGCCACTTCAAACAGACGCTTGCCTGACGGATGGCGAGACGTCACGCTTTGGGTGTGAGCGAGCGAAGTCACACAGATGAGTGGCAACCCCCGCTGCTTCATCAGCAACGCCATCTCCACCAGTGCGCCGTTGCGACCAGAGTTCGAGACGATAATGACGCCGTCCTCCGGGCGGATATCGTAGAGTTGGAGGAGATCGTGTGCAACAGCGGGATCGCGCTCAATACTCGGGTCATGGATATCATCAGGGGCATTTTTGCTTCGCCACAAGTCGTCGATGCTCATCATGTGCATCGGCACTAAGCCCCCAGCGCGGTTCGACATTTCCATGGCGAACGCCTTCGAGTGACCCGTGCCAAAGATATGCACGACGCCCCCGTTCACGATCACTTCCGCCAATCGCTTTCCCGCCTCGCGAATCACATCCAACTGAGTGCCTTCTACCTGTTTCACAGCATCGAGCGCGGCTTCTACAAACACGCTTGCGGATATCATTTCAAACTCCTCCTTGTGGCTAGTTGGCAAATAGCCCACGAGTGCTATCGGTAGATTGGCTTCTTCATCAAAGATTTGTTAGAGGGATTTCATGCCACGGTATGATTGTGCTATTTTAAGTGCATGGAGCTGACGACATGGAAGAGAAGTTAGACCAGATTTTAGCTATATTGTCCGACCATACCGCAAAGCTGGAAGAAAACACGAATATACTGAACGCTGTCCGTCATTCGATGGAAGTTACCACCGCAAAAATTGAAGCGATAGACCGCCGTTTGGATACGATTGAAGGTCGATTAGTCCGCATCGAACGTAATTAAGCGACCATAACCATAGGATTGCGGACATTGAACAAGAATTGAGAATCGGGCGGCAGTGACATTTCTCCCCTGCGTATATGTGTGGGGGTTTTTGTTTCATAACTGGGCATTTTTTTGAAATGCCGAAAATGGAGCACCGGCCAAAATGCGAATCACGTGAATCCGGGGCTTTCGCCATCCGTCAACAGCGCGCATTCGGCCGTTCCAAGCTGTAGCATCGCGTCTATAGACCCTTCTTTTCAAGGAGCGCCAAGAAATCCGTCTTCGCGTCTGACGGCAGCATCTGTGCTATCAAGTGAAAACCTAGTTCGGCAATCTGACGGTAGACTTGTGCATCCTCCGGTGTGACAGCAATCGACTTCGTCAGCATCTTGTAATTCGTTCCCGGAATGGGCGCTTGATTCCCCACGTTCACCTGTTCAGGTTGTGCACCCTGTTGAAGCAAGGCCAACGCGTCTGTCGGAAACTTCGCCACCACGAGTACCTGTTCTCGCGCATGGTCGGGATGCTGAATGTAGGACACTGCATCCTGGATACTGAGAACGGATGTTTTGACGCCCCTGGCGGCGGCGGGAAGCAGTTTCTTTTGAATCGGATCATTTGCAACCTGGTCATTCACCACGAGAATCTGCGTGGCTCCTACCGAGCTCACCCAGTTGGTCGTCACTTGCCCATGAATGAGCCGATTGTCGATTCGAAGATGCTTGATTGGCATGACTATTCCTCCTTACAACAGATCACGAATGTCCATCACGCCGGCCCGGCCGCTTTCTACCGCCACCCGCGCCAAGTCTGACAGTGACTGATTTGCCCGATTGACCAGTACCTCGAGTAGCATCGGAAGATTCAAACCGGTCACTAGGGCGATGGAATCAGAGAGGAGTCTTGCCGATGTATTCGCCGGACTTCCGCCAAGCAAATCGGCTAAGACCAACACGCCGTCTCCGTCATCCATGGATGTGACTGCCGCTTCAATTGCTTCCTGCAACGTCTCGAGATTGCTGTCGTGCGCGAGCGAAATCGCGGACAGCTGCGCTTGCGTGCCAACAATCATCTGACTGGCATCGAGCATGCCTGATGCAAGGGCCCCGTGACTCACTAAGATGACGGATACCATTTGGCACCTCCTAAAACATTTAGAACAATCCGATAGCTCCCGTGATAAAAGCGAGCGCGACGAGTGACAAGAGTACCCAGATTGGAGATAGCTTCAGTTTGTGAATCATCCAAAACGCGAGGCCCACCACCAACACTGGAAAGAGCGAAGGCAAGATTTGATTCAACGTATCCTGAAGCGCGATGGTTTTTGTCGTGGCCTTCCCTGCCACCTCGACCGTCTTGTGGAATTGCAGCGGTGTGGTCAGCCCTGACATAATACTTGGGACAAAGCCACCGACCACCATCATGCCAAAGATAGTCGCCCACTCCGTGACTTTGGATAGCACGCCCTCACCCGCGACTTCATCAACCAGCCCGACGCCGCGGCGATAGCCAAGGTAGAACAGTGGAACCATCAACGCGCACCAGATTAACCCCAGCACGAACATCATGGCAGGCCCCACCCAACTTCCAGCGAGGGCCAATGCTGCGGCAAAAACCGCGACCATCGGGCGCACGAGGACGCCTTGAATCGTATCGCCAATCCCGGCAAAGGGACCCATGAGACCAATCTTCAAACTGTCGACCGCGTCCCCCATCTTCTGTGACTCCAGGGCGACCGTGGCACCGAAAATCGGAGGAGAACCAATCTGTGGATTGGTGTTGTAAAACGTCAAGTGCCGCTTCATCGCGCCAATCATTTCGTCCTTGTTGGGGTAGACCTTTTTGATGATAGGCAGCATCGACCACATGTAACCAAGTGCCTGCATCCGCTCGTAATTCCACGACCACTGAAGGGTGATGATGTGGCGCCACATGGCGGATCGGACGTCTTTTGGCGTCACCGCCGCCGTCTCTGCAACTTGTTCCAAACCATCCTCAGGACTCGGCACGCGCTTCACTCCCTCTCAACTTCAGATACAATGCTGCACCCGCAAGTGCCACGAGTGCCACACCAATAATCGGCAGCTTCAAGTAGGCATAGAGTACGTAGCCAATGACGAGGAACGCCCAGTGCTTCTTTACAGGCATTTGATTCAGCAACAGCGCAAATCCGAGTGCAGGCAGCATGGTACCCGTCACCTGCATGCCATGCATAAACCAGTGAGGCAAAGCGTTGATAATATGTTGAATCGGGCCAGCGCCGAGCCATACGGCAATAAACACCGGTATCGCGCGCGTGAGTCCCCAAGGCAGTTGACCAAGCAAGTGCATGAGCGTCACGCCCCGAATATCTCCCCGCTCGGTATATTTGTCTGCCGCGTGAATAAACACGGTGGTGACCGCCCTGCCGAGCACATCCAGTTGAGTCATGAGAATGGAGGCAGGAATCGCCACGGCAAGCCCTGCCGTCTCACCGCCGCCGAGCGCCCCAACGGCCGTGCCCAAGATGGCACCCGTCATAAAATCAGGCATCGTCGCCCCGCCATACGTCCACATCCCAAGCGACATCAGCGTCAACGTGGCGCCGATGGTGAGCCCAAGATGGACATTCCCCACAATGAGTCCTGTGATGACGCCCACGACTAATGCCTCTTGCAACCACAGCCCTGGCCCCAAGTTGAGGACAATGCCCAAGTAGGCGAGAATTCCTAACACCAAAGCGATCCAAATACTATAAGAAGCCATCATTCAACCCTCCTCAGTCGACTTCGTTGGATTCGCAATTGGCAGTTCGACCCGGAATCGATAGCGATCCGCCCTGTAAAAGGAGGTCACCCATTCCACCACCTCGCCGTCCACATCCACAGTGGTCCTCTGCATCTTCAATATCGAGTCCCCTGGCTGGATGTCGAGTATCTCCGCACAATCTTCCGATGCAGTGGACGCCTCGATGATTTGACTGCCATTCGCGAGTTCAATCCCACATTGTGTGCGCAATTGATGGTAAAGCGAGTGAAGCGCGTTAAAGGTCACGCCGGTCAGCGCCTTGCATCGATGAAACGGCAGGATGGCAGATTCGACACCTATCGGAATGTCATTGGCCAAACGCAGGCGACGCAATTCAATAATGAGGTCTGTCGTGCGATGGAGCCGCAGTTTGTACGCTTCAAATGGTGTCGCCTTGCGAATTTCCATCTTCAGAACTCGAGAACTCGGCTCCATCCCCATGGCGCGGATGTCATCGGAAAATGACGTCAGCCGATGCAGTGGTTGCTGAATCTGCGGGCGCGTAACAAACGTCCCGACCCCTCTCCGGCGGTCTAACCAGCCCTCCGCAACCAAATCTGCCAATGCCTTGCGCACCGTCAGTCGATTGACGCCAAACGCATGTGCGAGTTCCCGCTCTGGTTGAATCGTATCCCCCTCCTTCCAGAGTCCGGACTCTATCTGGCTCATCATCCAATCCTTTAGCTGTTGGTATATGGGGACGTCGCTGTCTCGATTGATCATGAACCACTGAGCCTCCTCCGTGGTTTAGCTTGACTCATGCTGTGGTCTATACTTTGGTTTGATATGTATGCGCAGAAGCAGGGGAGTAGTCTACACAAATAGAGGGTATTCGACATGTTTCTTTACAATTTTTCAGAACGTTGTCATCTCACGCTGAGGTTTGTGAAAACGGTGTGGATGCTAGGAAGTTGAACCGCCCCAGCGCCTTTGAGGAAGGCGCCGGGCGAATAGAGGAATCTAGTTGGAAGGGTGCTGCTTTGAAAACCGAGGGCTTTGGCCTATGCCATCGACACAATCACGCGTCCGCGAATCTCACCATCTAGGATTCTACTCAATACGTTCGGCAAATCGTCCAGTGTCGTCTCGTGTGCGACAGTGGCCAACCAATCGGGCGACTTCAAGTCACTCGCCAGCCACGACCAGATGCGTGCCCGTTTTTCCATCGGGCAGGACACGGAATCGATGCCTAGCAAATTGACACCGCGCAAGATAAACGGGTAAACATTTGCGGTAAACTCCGTACCAGCCGTCATCCCGCTCAAGGCGACGGATCCGCCATATTTCACGGTGCTGAGCAAATAGGCGAGAAGTTGCCCGCCCACTGCATCAATGGCGCCGGACCAGCGCTGGCGCAAGAGCGACTTTCCTTCTGGAACCGTCAGTGTATCGTGTGCGATCACGGCCTTCGCCCCAAGTGCGTACAGATACTCGTGACCTTGCTGCTGCCTCGTACTGGCAACCGCGTCGTAACCCAGTTTACTCAGCATGTTAATCGCCAGACTGCCGACGCCGCCAGTGGCACCCGTCACCAAAATTTCTCCCATAGCGGGATGGACGCCGTTATGCTGCATCTGGTAGATGGACAGCGCTGCGGTAAACCCAGCTGTCCCTAGGGCCATCGCTTCTTTGAGCGTCAATCCTTTGGGAAGCGGAACCAGCCAATCGGCAGGCACGCGCGCCATTTCGCTGAAGCCGCCGAAGTGACTGACGCCCAAGCCGTAGCCAGTGGCAATGACTTCGTCCCCTTCGCGGAATCGAGGATTGTCCGAATGGACGACATACCCGGCCAGATCGATGCCGGGGACAAACGGATAGGTATGGACGATGCGGCTATTCGGAACACTGGCCATCCCGTCTTTGTAGTTGACACTGGAGTACATGACACGGATGGTCACGTCGCCCTCAGGCAACTGATCTAAAGTGAGCGTCTGGACCCCGCGTGTAAATTCATCGCCGACGTAATCGACCACCA
Above is a genomic segment from Alicyclobacillus acidoterrestris containing:
- a CDS encoding metal-dependent hydrolase family protein; this translates as MSYLLVKNATVIDGNGGEPQVGVSILVKDERIQQIGLNEDIEIPNEDVTTVDATGTYALPGLIDTHVHLMMEVGNLAKRLNEPFSLRFFHAKQYMERTIEAGVTTVRDAGGADLGVKTSVEQGLVVGPRMQISITPLTITGGHGDSWTLSGTNLNLGGYPGNPSGICDGVEEVRKKVREVLRAGADIIKVHATGGVLSPTDHPEFTQFSQEELRVMVEEATFRKGIKVMAHAQGAEGIKNAVRAGIHSIEHGIFLDDEAIELMLEHGTYLVPTLLAPVAVLESAEKDDAMPEYGIRKCREVIEQHQESIAKAYRAGVRIAMGTDAGVMAHGTNLRELGLMCQIGMSPMESIVATTKTAAECLGWDHIIGTLEVGKLADIVLTNTNPLDDIRSLEDPNHIVTVIQNGNIVKNLQTKSALNAVYA
- the nagA gene encoding N-acetylglucosamine-6-phosphate deacetylase — translated: MLRGQVGAKHMDVGIQDGRITTIGEASSSSLVGSTTIDTGGRLLPGYIDVHVHGGGGAEVMLGTEDAYEQICKVHAQHGTTGLLLTTVTAADEQIERALRNYHPGFQPDGAEILGFHLEGPFICVKKAGAQPKEHIQVPSVEKLQRWMKASGGTVRYMTLAPDVPDALAVVAEARRLGIKVAAGHSAATYVQAKEGFAAGIESVTHLYNAMSGLHHRDPGLLGAALTTKDVYAELIADRLHVYDAAMQLAFQAKGLDRMMLITDAVMAACMPEGVHFKVSGQRVLVENGAVRLADGTLAGSTLTLDRAVKNLLDLGILTPDDVHHVTSLNQARFLSLPHGRLEVGAPANLIAVDADWNVTHTIVRGRLVYQR
- a CDS encoding sugar isomerase domain-containing protein produces the protein MISASVFVEAALDAVKQVEGTQLDVIREAGKRLAEVIVNGGVVHIFGTGHSKAFAMEMSNRAGGLVPMHMMSIDDLWRSKNAPDDIHDPSIERDPAVAHDLLQLYDIRPEDGVIIVSNSGRNGALVEMALLMKQRGLPLICVTSLAHTQSVTSRHPSGKRLFEVADVVIDNCGPIGDALLEAPELATRVCSISSVTGAVIAQCLTAEITRNLIEAGVEVPILMSANVDGADEFNQRLTARYAGRI
- a CDS encoding PTS system mannose/fructose/N-acetylgalactosamine-transporter subunit IIB, with the protein product MPIKHLRIDNRLIHGQVTTNWVSSVGATQILVVNDQVANDPIQKKLLPAAARGVKTSVLSIQDAVSYIQHPDHAREQVLVVAKFPTDALALLQQGAQPEQVNVGNQAPIPGTNYKMLTKSIAVTPEDAQVYRQIAELGFHLIAQMLPSDAKTDFLALLEKKGL
- a CDS encoding PTS sugar transporter subunit IIA is translated as MVSVILVSHGALASGMLDASQMIVGTQAQLSAISLAHDSNLETLQEAIEAAVTSMDDGDGVLVLADLLGGSPANTSARLLSDSIALVTGLNLPMLLEVLVNRANQSLSDLARVAVESGRAGVMDIRDLL
- a CDS encoding PTS system mannose/fructose/sorbose family transporter subunit IID; this encodes MPSPEDGLEQVAETAAVTPKDVRSAMWRHIITLQWSWNYERMQALGYMWSMLPIIKKVYPNKDEMIGAMKRHLTFYNTNPQIGSPPIFGATVALESQKMGDAVDSLKIGLMGPFAGIGDTIQGVLVRPMVAVFAAALALAGSWVGPAMMFVLGLIWCALMVPLFYLGYRRGVGLVDEVAGEGVLSKVTEWATIFGMMVVGGFVPSIMSGLTTPLQFHKTVEVAGKATTKTIALQDTLNQILPSLFPVLVVGLAFWMIHKLKLSPIWVLLSLVALAFITGAIGLF
- a CDS encoding PTS mannose/fructose/sorbose/N-acetylgalactosamine transporter subunit IIC; amino-acid sequence: MASYSIWIALVLGILAYLGIVLNLGPGLWLQEALVVGVITGLIVGNVHLGLTIGATLTLMSLGMWTYGGATMPDFMTGAILGTAVGALGGGETAGLAVAIPASILMTQLDVLGRAVTTVFIHAADKYTERGDIRGVTLMHLLGQLPWGLTRAIPVFIAVWLGAGPIQHIINALPHWFMHGMQVTGTMLPALGFALLLNQMPVKKHWAFLVIGYVLYAYLKLPIIGVALVALAGAALYLKLRGSEARAES
- a CDS encoding GntR family transcriptional regulator → MINRDSDVPIYQQLKDWMMSQIESGLWKEGDTIQPERELAHAFGVNRLTVRKALADLVAEGWLDRRRGVGTFVTRPQIQQPLHRLTSFSDDIRAMGMEPSSRVLKMEIRKATPFEAYKLRLHRTTDLIIELRRLRLANDIPIGVESAILPFHRCKALTGVTFNALHSLYHQLRTQCGIELANGSQIIEASTASEDCAEILDIQPGDSILKMQRTTVDVDGEVVEWVTSFYRADRYRFRVELPIANPTKSTEEG
- a CDS encoding acrylyl-CoA reductase family protein — its product is MNSFRALVVDYVGDEFTRGVQTLTLDQLPEGDVTIRVMYSSVNYKDGMASVPNSRIVHTYPFVPGIDLAGYVVHSDNPRFREGDEVIATGYGLGVSHFGGFSEMARVPADWLVPLPKGLTLKEAMALGTAGFTAALSIYQMQHNGVHPAMGEILVTGATGGVGSLAINMLSKLGYDAVASTRQQQGHEYLYALGAKAVIAHDTLTVPEGKSLLRQRWSGAIDAVGGQLLAYLLSTVKYGGSVALSGMTAGTEFTANVYPFILRGVNLLGIDSVSCPMEKRARIWSWLASDLKSPDWLATVAHETTLDDLPNVLSRILDGEIRGRVIVSMA